One Paenibacillus sp. FSL W8-0186 genomic window carries:
- a CDS encoding AAA family ATPase, translating into MRLYSLKIEGFRRHLDTEVNFSDATFLIGENNIGKSSVLMALNVLLNDVRKLPEDEFFSLRDPVTGQNKRIADKIVLTGEFRDIPEEARSWVGFRGRILRYSKENGETGNRIVYRKTFKPNIDYVVEMRQQIKTIKGNYTDCATIEDYINAGLDLTPINDRITSILPTKKLSSKEKGIIFELDDLYDFDEQNEDWFENPGGIPANVLSKLPKFLLIPAQDKADELSGASGTLISTLSQLFNDVREASENYKQAQHYLNLLADELDPDDQKSEFGKMMLELNKTVGDVFPNTGLKATTSLTEADKVIKPQFKVSMFSNVNTPVGLQGTGIIRSAVFALLRYRSIRENEKEQGNIRPLLIGFEEPEIYLHPNAAQQMRNTIYELASSNSNQIVCTTHSPYMIDLSKKPMQILNCLSSKLTRYAQDQQIEQITCTSFNTSEQFIRLQEDDKSYVKMLLKIDDYISRVFFSKNVLIVEGDTEDIVLRETIHRMPDTVKKDIECNWQIIKARGKATIISLVKYLKAMGINPVVMHDKDEGNERAEVFNEPILLAVGDETRRIMISNCIEDILGYAAPSGEKPYKAYKFISDNWNQEWESITVNWRQIVEDIFEDSFSLIAQESISQVEKQAAASVEIVE; encoded by the coding sequence ATGAGACTATACAGTTTGAAAATTGAAGGATTTAGACGGCATCTAGATACGGAAGTGAATTTTTCAGATGCAACATTTTTAATTGGTGAAAATAACATAGGTAAAAGTTCAGTGTTAATGGCTCTGAATGTGTTGTTAAACGATGTGAGAAAATTACCAGAGGATGAGTTTTTCTCACTAAGAGATCCAGTAACCGGTCAAAATAAACGGATCGCAGATAAAATCGTACTGACAGGAGAATTTAGGGATATCCCAGAAGAGGCTAGAAGCTGGGTAGGATTCAGAGGACGTATTTTAAGATACTCAAAAGAAAATGGAGAAACTGGGAATAGAATCGTTTATAGAAAAACTTTTAAACCAAACATTGACTATGTTGTAGAAATGCGTCAACAGATTAAAACCATAAAGGGTAATTACACTGATTGTGCAACTATTGAAGATTACATTAACGCTGGTTTAGATCTCACTCCAATAAATGATAGAATCACCTCTATACTACCGACAAAAAAATTGTCCTCAAAAGAAAAAGGCATTATCTTCGAGCTAGATGATTTATATGATTTTGATGAGCAAAACGAAGATTGGTTTGAAAATCCTGGGGGAATTCCAGCCAATGTACTATCTAAACTCCCTAAGTTTCTACTTATTCCTGCTCAAGATAAAGCCGATGAACTTTCCGGCGCATCTGGTACGTTGATATCAACCTTGTCCCAACTGTTTAATGATGTTAGAGAAGCTTCCGAAAACTATAAACAAGCTCAACATTACTTGAACTTATTAGCTGACGAACTAGATCCAGATGATCAGAAGAGTGAATTTGGAAAAATGATGTTGGAATTAAATAAAACTGTTGGTGATGTATTTCCTAATACTGGTCTAAAGGCAACTACTTCATTAACTGAGGCAGACAAGGTTATCAAACCTCAGTTTAAAGTATCGATGTTTAGTAATGTGAATACTCCTGTAGGACTCCAAGGTACTGGTATTATTCGCTCAGCGGTGTTTGCATTACTAAGATATAGAAGTATAAGAGAAAATGAAAAAGAACAAGGTAACATCAGACCATTGTTAATTGGATTTGAGGAACCTGAAATTTACTTACATCCTAATGCAGCTCAACAAATGAGAAACACAATATATGAATTAGCCAGTTCCAATAGCAACCAAATCGTATGTACTACGCATTCCCCTTATATGATTGATCTAAGTAAAAAACCTATGCAAATTTTGAATTGTCTTTCAAGTAAATTAACTAGATATGCGCAGGATCAGCAAATAGAACAGATTACATGCACATCTTTTAACACTAGCGAACAATTCATTAGACTTCAAGAAGATGATAAATCTTATGTAAAAATGTTATTAAAAATCGATGATTATATTTCTAGGGTGTTTTTCTCCAAAAACGTACTAATTGTAGAGGGAGACACAGAAGATATTGTTCTAAGAGAAACCATTCACAGAATGCCTGATACTGTAAAAAAAGATATTGAATGCAACTGGCAAATTATTAAAGCTAGAGGTAAAGCGACAATCATTTCATTAGTCAAGTACCTGAAAGCAATGGGCATTAATCCCGTTGTTATGCATGATAAAGATGAGGGTAATGAGCGTGCAGAAGTTTTCAATGAGCCAATTCTTCTAGCTGTCGGTGATGAGACCCGTCGAATAATGATATCAAACTGTATTGAAGATATACTTGGTTATGCAGCACCGTCAGGTGAAAAACCTTATAAGGCGTACAAGTTCATTTCGGATAATTGGAATCAGGAGTGGGAATCTATAACTGTGAATTGGAGGCAAATTGTTGAGGATATTTTTGAAGATTCATTCTCACTAATTGCCCAAGAAAGCATTTCCCAGGTTGAGAAACAAGCCGCGGCTAGTGTGGAAATAGTCGAATAA